From Elusimicrobiota bacterium, a single genomic window includes:
- a CDS encoding efflux RND transporter permease subunit yields the protein MSLPRFAVRRPVATIMFYVAVCVLGLFSWWALPVDLLPNSAAGSLSVYVGVRGGLPPEEIEDLVTKIVEEAVASVQHLRSVLSVSRKDRSVVTLTYEPGTDLGFAALEVQERLAKIKNKLPKDIEKPVVAHYSENDYPVIILSLTSDKHSPERLREMVDNSIKPELMRVNGVANVEVGGGRERKILVEFYQDRLEAYELSIRQVIDTIGKQNLNLLTGKREEGSSSISIRIGGTYKTMDDLQNLVVLRSKEGSSIRLKDIADVKDFYLEAQTYARLNKKPTVSVYVQKANDANTIRVAERVRKVAARLQTDVLGSDIKMDVITDQSVFVSEAMNNVVTNLTIGMLLTLLVIFLFLREWRHTLVVFLSAPIAVCITLTAMLVTGFTLNVMTLSALALGIGLVVNSAIVVLENVLDRKRRAFHHDVSVDNKEVTSQATEELYISLMGSTLTMVVVFLPIVFINQQVKILYSGLAFTITYAMVASLLVSVTLVPLLASRIGLPSYSGYFSPRVRGRLAFLLGRVRNATPLGFRRFLTRLGFSLRRVFPSSPPADLWGPPPEEVEPEQTVPLSSPPGFWGWVNYYWFSWAWPPLLTEIRFAQKSPRRAYIHWCGKSLRNQKWISLVIGVAAIASVLMYLFVLEKDFFGTTEQSEFIIYVELPAGAKLDVSDSIVREVERILSDNPDVAETVKTAAARVEGWSSKVYVTLRPRSERSRSVQEVISELRPKVADIGQQFDTFIYFSEPESSKEFFIDVFGINYDTLRDLASAIAERIQNVSGLADVKLRYKPGQPEVQVLVDKDRAAMFGLTLRDIAEDLHARIRGLRPSYFFTDSNQMEIIARDKEQFRKSLEDIHALTLMSPQGGNTPIQQFATFEFALTPSEVWRKDKQRVIQVSANREKLPLSTAAKKSLSALKGLQAPNGYYFQIGGDYVDMVQNEREFRFAFIVMAGLVFIVLASLFESYLQAILIMVTIPMALIGSIPLLYVTNTSATMSVYIGMIMLGGVAVSDAIVLVEKINQFRLEGWGLKRAVLESSWVRLSPILNTSLTTIVGLVPMVLSRSESAQLWAPLALTVIGGAAMATVLTLFMIPALYYHMETYKMKIQRFIKDEDI from the coding sequence ATGAGCCTTCCCCGCTTTGCCGTCCGTCGTCCCGTTGCCACGATCATGTTTTATGTGGCGGTCTGCGTTCTGGGGTTATTCTCCTGGTGGGCTCTTCCTGTCGATTTATTGCCAAATTCGGCCGCTGGAAGCCTGTCGGTCTATGTGGGGGTTCGCGGGGGACTCCCTCCAGAAGAAATTGAAGATTTAGTCACAAAAATTGTGGAGGAAGCCGTTGCCTCCGTTCAACATCTCCGCTCTGTGCTTTCCGTTTCCCGGAAAGACCGATCCGTCGTCACCCTGACCTATGAACCCGGGACGGACTTAGGCTTTGCCGCTCTTGAGGTTCAAGAGCGTTTGGCAAAAATTAAAAATAAACTTCCCAAAGATATCGAAAAACCTGTTGTTGCTCATTACTCTGAAAATGATTATCCCGTCATTATCCTCTCCCTGACAAGCGATAAGCACAGTCCGGAGCGGCTTCGGGAGATGGTGGACAACAGCATCAAACCTGAACTCATGCGGGTGAACGGTGTGGCCAATGTGGAGGTGGGGGGAGGCCGCGAACGAAAAATATTGGTGGAGTTTTATCAGGACCGGTTGGAAGCCTATGAGCTTAGCATTCGACAAGTGATTGATACGATTGGAAAACAAAACCTAAATTTATTGACCGGAAAAAGAGAAGAAGGGTCTTCCTCCATATCGATTCGGATTGGGGGTACCTATAAAACGATGGATGATCTTCAGAATTTAGTGGTGCTTCGAAGCAAAGAAGGATCCTCCATTCGGTTGAAAGACATCGCTGATGTGAAAGATTTTTATTTGGAAGCCCAGACGTATGCACGGCTCAATAAGAAGCCGACCGTTTCTGTCTATGTGCAAAAAGCCAACGATGCCAACACGATCCGTGTGGCCGAACGTGTTCGGAAAGTGGCCGCCCGATTGCAAACCGATGTTTTAGGGTCGGATATTAAGATGGACGTTATCACCGATCAATCGGTCTTTGTTTCTGAGGCCATGAACAACGTTGTCACCAATTTGACGATCGGGATGTTATTAACCCTGTTGGTCATTTTCTTATTCCTGAGAGAATGGCGACACACCTTGGTGGTTTTTCTTTCCGCACCGATCGCGGTCTGTATCACGTTGACGGCCATGTTGGTAACAGGGTTTACCTTAAACGTGATGACCCTCTCGGCTTTGGCGTTGGGAATCGGCCTTGTCGTCAACAGTGCCATCGTTGTTCTTGAAAACGTTTTGGATCGGAAACGTCGCGCGTTTCACCATGATGTCTCTGTGGACAACAAAGAAGTGACCTCTCAGGCCACGGAAGAACTGTACATTTCGCTCATGGGTTCAACCCTCACCATGGTGGTTGTTTTTCTTCCCATTGTTTTCATTAACCAACAGGTTAAAATTCTCTATTCCGGTTTGGCGTTTACCATCACGTATGCCATGGTGGCCTCCCTTTTGGTTTCCGTTACCTTGGTTCCCCTTCTCGCCTCACGGATTGGGTTGCCCTCTTATTCAGGTTATTTTTCCCCTCGCGTGAGGGGCCGTTTGGCTTTTTTGTTGGGGCGGGTGAGGAACGCAACTCCCCTGGGGTTCCGCCGGTTCCTGACCCGGCTGGGGTTTTCCCTTCGACGCGTGTTCCCTTCCTCTCCCCCCGCGGATCTGTGGGGCCCTCCTCCGGAAGAGGTGGAGCCCGAGCAAACTGTTCCCCTTTCGTCGCCCCCTGGCTTTTGGGGGTGGGTTAACTATTACTGGTTTTCCTGGGCTTGGCCGCCACTCTTAACGGAAATACGATTTGCACAAAAGTCCCCCCGACGGGCTTATATCCACTGGTGCGGAAAATCTCTTCGGAACCAGAAATGGATTTCCCTGGTTATTGGAGTGGCCGCGATCGCCTCTGTTTTGATGTATTTGTTTGTGTTGGAAAAAGATTTCTTTGGTACCACCGAGCAGAGTGAGTTTATTATTTACGTAGAGCTCCCCGCGGGCGCCAAGCTGGATGTATCGGATTCTATTGTTCGAGAAGTGGAACGGATCCTCTCGGATAATCCGGATGTGGCGGAAACCGTTAAGACGGCTGCCGCGCGCGTGGAAGGGTGGTCGTCAAAAGTTTACGTGACGTTGCGTCCTCGATCCGAGCGGTCTCGTTCGGTTCAGGAAGTCATATCGGAACTTCGGCCCAAAGTGGCGGATATCGGGCAACAATTCGACACGTTTATTTATTTTTCAGAACCTGAATCTTCCAAAGAATTCTTCATTGATGTGTTTGGCATCAATTACGATACACTCCGTGATTTAGCCAGTGCCATCGCGGAACGAATCCAGAATGTGTCGGGACTGGCGGATGTCAAACTTCGCTACAAACCCGGTCAGCCGGAAGTTCAGGTTCTTGTCGATAAGGACCGGGCGGCCATGTTTGGGTTAACTCTTCGGGATATTGCCGAGGATCTGCACGCACGGATTCGAGGTTTACGTCCTTCCTATTTCTTTACGGATTCCAATCAAATGGAAATCATTGCTCGGGACAAAGAGCAATTTCGAAAATCCTTGGAAGATATTCATGCGTTGACCCTGATGTCTCCCCAGGGGGGAAATACGCCCATTCAACAGTTCGCTACGTTTGAGTTCGCGTTAACGCCCAGTGAGGTGTGGCGAAAGGACAAGCAACGTGTCATTCAAGTGAGCGCTAATCGAGAAAAACTCCCGCTCAGTACGGCGGCTAAAAAAAGCCTTTCCGCTTTAAAAGGGCTTCAGGCTCCCAACGGTTATTATTTTCAAATTGGCGGGGATTACGTGGATATGGTTCAAAATGAGCGAGAATTCCGTTTCGCTTTTATTGTCATGGCGGGACTTGTTTTCATCGTTTTGGCAAGTCTGTTTGAGTCTTATCTTCAGGCGATTCTTATTATGGTGACGATTCCCATGGCGCTCATTGGGAGCATTCCCCTTCTGTATGTTACGAACACCTCTGCCACCATGAGTGTTTACATCGGGATGATCATGCTGGGGGGGGTGGCGGTCAGTGACGCTATTGTACTTGTGGAAAAAATTAATCAATTTCGGTTGGAAGGTTGGGGGCTTAAGCGTGCTGTATTGGAATCCAGTTGGGTTCGATTATCTCCCATCTTGAACACGTCGCTGACCACAATCGTTGGGCTGGTTCCTATGGTTCTTTCTCGCAGCGAATCCGCACAACTCTGGGCCCCCCTCGCGTTAACAGTGATTGGCGGAGCGGCGATGGCCACCGTCCTCACCCTCTTCATGATTCCGGCGCTTTATTATCACATGGAAACATACAAGATGAAGATCCAGCGGTTCATCAAGGACGAAGATATTTGA